In the genome of Polyodon spathula isolate WHYD16114869_AA chromosome 57, ASM1765450v1, whole genome shotgun sequence, one region contains:
- the LOC121307666 gene encoding AP-4 complex accessory subunit Tepsin-like isoform X1 encodes MASLIERLGFLQKVPTLMKATSDDDTPCPGYLFEEICKVSHESVGGCQCLLQYLLERLQSDSGRVKLKVLKILLHLCTHGSHHFLSELRRNATFVQEVTVFSGPPDPVHGIALYQRVRAAAQELASVLFSDSVLPPPALSPCKASPPAGMGSGTRLNSGMQGFGYSPGRNVSTEGTLLDRIQKAAEVVANAILPPSELPSSCLHDNNYQPVMAPSAAVEASVQRSATPLPSHSMKAQQRCPGLAGGGWEESDSGHSSQNSSLENGDLSRESVGGSSKSGTDSQSGASRESGDLSERVEAMHLGDCAQEMMLINSLSQGLKVFLSRDETQHFIKECAILNCEVVVELLSRKLQDPADIVSMRCLCALACLMSSDLLSLDRIFAVTQKPLLQLSKGSAGPVANKATKLLRQFEALIAGGGLNSSTSSSSLSAMCPQLLDGSPELRGSGALLLPSHTSSASNSGSQISPTESAPHGSSVETGTCSHSCCPERFKDTCLTDSRESQDSENTNCSHKQQRDPSDADSDSVEPPSEPVAGNLSLFSGMELVTRAKPVTASSNGGTTTQPFNCSTIEDNKTAGAADSTDCTTDSASGSPQPDTEQKHRSAFSFLNM; translated from the exons ATGGCATCCCTAATCGAGAGGCTGGGGTTCCTTCAAAAA GTGCCCACTCTGATGAAAGCCACCTCAGACGATGACACTCCATGTCCCGGGTACCTGTTTGAAGAAATTTGCA AGGTGTCCCATGAGTCAGTGGGGGGCTGTCAGTGTCTGCTGCAGTATCTCCTGGAGAGGCTGCAGAGCGATTCCGGCCGTGTTAAACTGAAG GTGCTGAAGATCCTTCTCCACCTCTGCACTCATGGCTCGCATCACTTCCTGTCTGAGCTCCGCAGAAATGCCACCTTCGTCCAGGAAGTGACTG TGTTCAGTGGCCCTCCGGACCCGGTCCATGGAATTGCATTGTACCAGAGAGTGCGGGCTGCAGCCCAG GAGCTGGCCAGTGTGCTGTTCTCTGATTCGGTGCTGCCCCCTCCTGCTCTGTCTCCCTGCAAAGCCTCTCCGCCCGCAG GAATGGGCTCAGGGACGAGGCTGAACTCTGGAATGCAAGGCTTTGGATACAGTCCCGGCAGAAACGTCTCCA CAGAGGGCACTCTTCTGGACAGGATCCAGAAAGCAGCAGAAGTGGTGGCCAATGCCATTCTTCCGCCCTCTGAGCTCCCCAGCTCCTGCCTCCACGACAATAACTACCAGCCTGTGATGGCGCCCTCTGCTGCTGTGGAGGCCTCGGTGCAACGGTCAGCCACCCCCCTGCCCTCCCACAGCATGAAAG CTCAACAGAGATGTCCTGGCCTGGCAGGGGGAGGCTGGGAGGAGAGCGACAGCGGACACAGCTCCCAGAACTCCTCTCTGGAAAACGGGGATCTCAGTAGGGAGTCTGTGGGTGGAAGCAGCAAGTCAGGGACTGACAGCCAATCGGGAGCCAGCAGAGAGAGTGGCGATCTCTCTGAAAG GGTGGAGGCTATGCACTTGGGGGACTGTGCCCAGGAAATGATGCTGATCAACTCCCTGTCCCAGGGCTTAAAGGTCTTCCTGTCCAGAGATGAGACACAGCACTTCATCAAAGA GTGTGCAATACTGAActgtgaggtggtggtggagcTGCTGAGCAGGAAGCTTCAGGACCCTGCAGACATTGTCTCAATG AGGTGTCTGTGTGCCCTGGCCTGCCTGATGTCATCAGACCTGCTCTCCCTTGACCGGATTTTTGCAGTGACCCAGAAGCCCTTGCTGCAGCTGAGCAAGGGTTCTGCAGGACCTGTGGCTAACAAAGCGACAAAG CTTCTGAGGCAGTTCGAGGCGCTGATAGCAGGTGGGGGACTGAACAGCAgcacctcctcctcttctctctccgcGATGTGTCCACAGCTCCTAGACGGGTCTCCCGAGTTGAGGGGCAGTGGAGCCCTCTTACTGCCCTCTCACACATCCTCCGCCTCAAATTCGGGCAGCCAGATCTCGCCAACTGAGTCTGCTCCGCACGGTTCCAGCGTGGAAACAGGCACATGTAGCCACTCCTGCTGCCCAGAGCGATTCAAAGACACTTGTTTGACAGACAGCAGGGAGTCCCAGGACAGTGAAAACACTAATTGTTCACACAAACAGCAGAGGGACCCTTCAGATGCCGATTCTGATTCAGTTGAGCCGCCCTCTGAACCTGTCGCTGGTAACCTGTCTCTGTTTAGTGGGATGGAGCTTGTTACTAGAGCAAAGCCAGTGACAGCCAGTTCTAATGGAGGGACGACCACACAGCCTTTCAACTGCAGCACAATAGAAGACAACAAAACTGCAGGTGCTGCAGATTCGACAGACTGTACCACAGACAGCGCCTCTGGGTCTCCCCAGCCTGACACTGAACAAAAGCACCGGTCTGCCTTCTCCTTCCTTAACATGTAA
- the LOC121307666 gene encoding AP-4 complex accessory subunit Tepsin-like isoform X2: MASLIERLGFLQKVPTLMKATSDDDTPCPGYLFEEICKVSHESVGGCQCLLQYLLERLQSDSGRVKLKVLKILLHLCTHGSHHFLSELRRNATFVQEVTVFSGPPDPVHGIALYQRVRAAAQELASVLFSDSVLPPPALSPCKASPPAGMGSGTRLNSGMQGFGYSPGRNVSKGTLLDRIQKAAEVVANAILPPSELPSSCLHDNNYQPVMAPSAAVEASVQRSATPLPSHSMKAQQRCPGLAGGGWEESDSGHSSQNSSLENGDLSRESVGGSSKSGTDSQSGASRESGDLSERVEAMHLGDCAQEMMLINSLSQGLKVFLSRDETQHFIKECAILNCEVVVELLSRKLQDPADIVSMRCLCALACLMSSDLLSLDRIFAVTQKPLLQLSKGSAGPVANKATKLLRQFEALIAGGGLNSSTSSSSLSAMCPQLLDGSPELRGSGALLLPSHTSSASNSGSQISPTESAPHGSSVETGTCSHSCCPERFKDTCLTDSRESQDSENTNCSHKQQRDPSDADSDSVEPPSEPVAGNLSLFSGMELVTRAKPVTASSNGGTTTQPFNCSTIEDNKTAGAADSTDCTTDSASGSPQPDTEQKHRSAFSFLNM, encoded by the exons ATGGCATCCCTAATCGAGAGGCTGGGGTTCCTTCAAAAA GTGCCCACTCTGATGAAAGCCACCTCAGACGATGACACTCCATGTCCCGGGTACCTGTTTGAAGAAATTTGCA AGGTGTCCCATGAGTCAGTGGGGGGCTGTCAGTGTCTGCTGCAGTATCTCCTGGAGAGGCTGCAGAGCGATTCCGGCCGTGTTAAACTGAAG GTGCTGAAGATCCTTCTCCACCTCTGCACTCATGGCTCGCATCACTTCCTGTCTGAGCTCCGCAGAAATGCCACCTTCGTCCAGGAAGTGACTG TGTTCAGTGGCCCTCCGGACCCGGTCCATGGAATTGCATTGTACCAGAGAGTGCGGGCTGCAGCCCAG GAGCTGGCCAGTGTGCTGTTCTCTGATTCGGTGCTGCCCCCTCCTGCTCTGTCTCCCTGCAAAGCCTCTCCGCCCGCAG GAATGGGCTCAGGGACGAGGCTGAACTCTGGAATGCAAGGCTTTGGATACAGTCCCGGCAGAAACGTCTCCA AGGGCACTCTTCTGGACAGGATCCAGAAAGCAGCAGAAGTGGTGGCCAATGCCATTCTTCCGCCCTCTGAGCTCCCCAGCTCCTGCCTCCACGACAATAACTACCAGCCTGTGATGGCGCCCTCTGCTGCTGTGGAGGCCTCGGTGCAACGGTCAGCCACCCCCCTGCCCTCCCACAGCATGAAAG CTCAACAGAGATGTCCTGGCCTGGCAGGGGGAGGCTGGGAGGAGAGCGACAGCGGACACAGCTCCCAGAACTCCTCTCTGGAAAACGGGGATCTCAGTAGGGAGTCTGTGGGTGGAAGCAGCAAGTCAGGGACTGACAGCCAATCGGGAGCCAGCAGAGAGAGTGGCGATCTCTCTGAAAG GGTGGAGGCTATGCACTTGGGGGACTGTGCCCAGGAAATGATGCTGATCAACTCCCTGTCCCAGGGCTTAAAGGTCTTCCTGTCCAGAGATGAGACACAGCACTTCATCAAAGA GTGTGCAATACTGAActgtgaggtggtggtggagcTGCTGAGCAGGAAGCTTCAGGACCCTGCAGACATTGTCTCAATG AGGTGTCTGTGTGCCCTGGCCTGCCTGATGTCATCAGACCTGCTCTCCCTTGACCGGATTTTTGCAGTGACCCAGAAGCCCTTGCTGCAGCTGAGCAAGGGTTCTGCAGGACCTGTGGCTAACAAAGCGACAAAG CTTCTGAGGCAGTTCGAGGCGCTGATAGCAGGTGGGGGACTGAACAGCAgcacctcctcctcttctctctccgcGATGTGTCCACAGCTCCTAGACGGGTCTCCCGAGTTGAGGGGCAGTGGAGCCCTCTTACTGCCCTCTCACACATCCTCCGCCTCAAATTCGGGCAGCCAGATCTCGCCAACTGAGTCTGCTCCGCACGGTTCCAGCGTGGAAACAGGCACATGTAGCCACTCCTGCTGCCCAGAGCGATTCAAAGACACTTGTTTGACAGACAGCAGGGAGTCCCAGGACAGTGAAAACACTAATTGTTCACACAAACAGCAGAGGGACCCTTCAGATGCCGATTCTGATTCAGTTGAGCCGCCCTCTGAACCTGTCGCTGGTAACCTGTCTCTGTTTAGTGGGATGGAGCTTGTTACTAGAGCAAAGCCAGTGACAGCCAGTTCTAATGGAGGGACGACCACACAGCCTTTCAACTGCAGCACAATAGAAGACAACAAAACTGCAGGTGCTGCAGATTCGACAGACTGTACCACAGACAGCGCCTCTGGGTCTCCCCAGCCTGACACTGAACAAAAGCACCGGTCTGCCTTCTCCTTCCTTAACATGTAA
- the ndufaf8 gene encoding NADH dehydrogenase [ubiquinone] 1 alpha subcomplex assembly factor 8, with protein sequence MGFPFCKVSLAAARAMSGTNVWTRSRERMLRFPELIAQCAEEAAVYGKCVSHTTTGKQELSKNHCAKEFQTLRNCFLSAAKKNAK encoded by the exons ATGGGTTTTCCATTCTGCAAAGTCTCACTGGCTGCAGCGAGGGCGATGTCAGGGACAAATGTGTGGACTCGCAGCCGGGAGAGAATGCTGCGCTTCCCGGAGCTGATAGCTCAATGCGCCGAGGAG GCTGCTGTTTACGGGAAGTGCGTGTCTCATACGACTACAGGCAAGCAGGAACTGAGCAAGAATCACTGTGCCAAGGAATTTCAAACCTTAAGGAACTGCTTCCTGTCTGCT GCCAAGAAGAATGCTAAgtag
- the LOC121307650 gene encoding putative sodium-coupled neutral amino acid transporter 10, whose amino-acid sequence MAVPVGEAHRHEPPIPHDEVRVDVRKDKEDSSEKRPPANADLKQEAEQGERKEVGLGEGEAAGVAVQEEEGQPAEHAQGNNALQRQPQQEGRPAYKDLEGAEKQEPPPREEEHAGKEVQHEGGKPVDAGKVPEHHGGNVEEVPAQLEGDKAVEQGDAEGNKLDGQEGKFDEAGRAEQLEHAVLMQVIQVQQQQQRLLDQQEKLLAVIQEQHKEIHQQDKPAGLDEQGVPSEEKAAQEKRNAQEAPAAEAAGAAAGLEKEPHLEQLPKVPAAGGDVNPKGPKPPEAPQEDIKNDKEPKVESNKIRDTAVKLGVKHPKEEPKVDVQNANELPGGGVEGHREVGARGVPLGQKVHVKEPPLKDVRAGQAQGRPELQPQEGVVQAEKRAVPDAGVVKPMEPEQKEKQDSEVAQHQHPRKVVLKTEEELNMKRDQGQAAVDKDLKEQNQEEMVLKQHRVREHREVSKKEDHNDQQQQQQHPQEDVDKVPAVKEKPNRDAEMDLKRRKRRELQAGQHQEPAVMGLEPLLNLGGSDLHAALEGQLLGGALVHTRQIKEAETPSEKQR is encoded by the exons ATGGCGGTCCCAGTCGGGGAAGCCCATCGACACGAGCCTCCCATTCCTCACGATGAGGTCAGGGTGGACGTAAGGAAGGACAAAGAGGACTCGTCCGAGAAGCGGCCTCCCGCCAACGCTGACCTCAAGCAGGAGGCGGAGCAGGGCGAGAGGAAGGAGGTGGGGCTGGGTGAGGGGGAGGCTGCAGGTGTTGCGGTGCAGGAGGAGGAAGGGCAGCCAGCTGAACACGCCCAGGGGAACAACGCTCTTCAGCGGCAGCCACAGCAGGAGGGCAGACCAGCCTACAAAGACCTCGAGGGAGCGGAAAAGCAGGAGCCGCCCCCTAGGGAAGAGGAGCACGCTGGGAAGGAGGTGCAGCATGAGGGCGGGAAGCCTGTCGACGCTGGGAAGGTACCAGAACACCATGGGGGGAACG TTGAGGAGGTCCCCGCTCAACTTGAGGGGGACAAGGCAGTGGAGCAGGGCGATGCTGAGGGGAATAAGTTGGATGGACAGGAGGGCAAGTTTGATG aAGCAGGCCGCGCAGAGCAGCTGGAGCACGCTGTGCTCATGCAGGTCATCCAggtgcaacagcagcagcagagactGCTGGACCAGCAGGAGAAGCTGCTGGCTGTAATCCAAGAGCAGCACAAGGAGATCCATCAGCAGGACAAGCCTGCAG GTTTGGATGAACAGGGAGTCCCAAGCGAAGAGAAAGCAGCACAGGAGAAGCGTAATGCCCAGGAGGCTCCAGCAGCAGaggcagcaggagcagcagcggGGTTGGAGAAAGAACCCCATCTGGAGCAGCTGCCTAAGGTTCCAGCAGCTGGAGGGGATGTGAACCCCAAGGGTCCAAAACCTCCAGAGGCCCCTCAAGAGGATATCAAGAATGATAAAGAGCCCAAAGTTGAGTCCAATAAGATCAGGGATACCGCAGTCAAGCTGGGAGTGAAGCACCCAAAGGAGGAGCCCAAAGTGGATGTCCAGAATGCCAATGAGTTGCCAGGTGGTGGTGTAGAAGGGCACAGGGAGGTTGGTGCCAGAGGAGTACCCCTGGGGCAGAAGGTTCATGTGAAGGAGCCTCCGCTCAAGGACGTGAGAGCGGGGCAAGCCCAAGGCAGGCCAGAACTGCAGCCTCAGGAAGGGGTTGTGCAGGCGGAGAAGAGAGCTGTGCCAGATGCAGGAGTGGTGAAGCCCATGGAaccagaacaaaaagaaaaacaggacagCGAAGTGGCACAGCATCAGCATCCCCGCAAGGTGGTGCTGAAAACCGAGGAGGAGCTGAATATGAAGAGGGACCAGGGCCAGGCTGCGGTGGACAAAGACCTAAAAGAACAAAACCAGGAGGAAATGGTTCTGAAGCAGCACAGAGTGAGGGAGCACAGAGAGGTATCCAAGAAGGAAGACCACAAtgaccagcagcagcaacagcaacatcCACAGGAGGATGTGGACAAGGTGCCTGCGGTGAAAGAGAAGCCGAACCGAGACGCGGAGATGGATCtgaagagaaggaagaggagagagCTGCAGGCCGGGCAGCACCAGGAGCCTGCAGTCATGGGTCTGGAGCCCCTCCTGAACCTGGGGGGGTCAGACCTCCACGCAGCACTGGAGGGACAGCTGCTGGGGGGCGCGCTGGTCCACACACGGCAGATCAAAGAAGCTGAGACCCCCAGCGAGAAACAGAGATAA